A stretch of Sulfurimonas autotrophica DSM 16294 DNA encodes these proteins:
- a CDS encoding cytidylyltransferase domain-containing protein: protein MAKQIVALLQARTDSTRLPGKVLKKLLDTPMIIHELHRISKSKYITELILATSDEASDDDLSQVIIHHGFNIYRGSKNNVLKRFIDALKKLNLNDDDIVVRLTGDCPVHDSKIIDETISAFLETDCDYLTNSVKPIYPDGLDVEVFTYASLKMANKLTKKPSQVEHATPFIRDSGLFKTVNLLKKEVYPQWRLTVDEPEDFIVIEKIYNHFGNNNFSLTDIISYLEKNPDIININSHINRNEGYLKSVEEDLRQKDT, encoded by the coding sequence ATGGCAAAACAAATAGTAGCACTGCTACAAGCAAGAACAGATTCAACAAGATTACCTGGTAAAGTATTGAAAAAACTTTTGGATACTCCTATGATAATCCATGAACTTCATAGAATATCTAAATCAAAATATATAACAGAGCTTATACTTGCCACTAGTGATGAAGCAAGTGATGATGATTTATCTCAGGTAATAATTCATCATGGTTTTAATATTTACAGAGGTAGTAAAAATAATGTATTAAAGAGATTCATTGATGCCTTAAAGAAATTAAATTTAAATGATGATGATATTGTCGTAAGACTCACTGGTGATTGTCCAGTTCATGACTCAAAGATCATAGATGAAACTATATCTGCATTTTTAGAGACAGATTGTGACTATTTAACAAATTCTGTAAAACCAATTTATCCAGATGGATTAGATGTAGAAGTTTTTACATATGCTTCACTAAAAATGGCAAATAAATTAACAAAAAAGCCGTCTCAAGTTGAACATGCAACGCCATTTATTAGAGATAGTGGACTATTTAAAACAGTAAATTTACTCAAGAAAGAAGTTTATCCACAATGGAGGTTAACAGTTGATGAACCAGAAGATTTCATAGTGATAGAAAAAATATATAATCATTTTGGTAATAATAATTTTAGTTTGACTGATATTATCTCATATCTTGAGAAAAATCCAGATATTATTAATATAAATAGTCATATTAACCGTAATGAAGGTTATTTAAAATCAGTAGAAGAAGATTTACGTCAAAAGGACACTTAA
- a CDS encoding 6-hydroxymethylpterin diphosphokinase MptE-like protein yields MNSIQDQAIRLFESNLRYLQENHQELYLKIKIFNQAINDNSYKERYALEFKDNYFDIFELSSNRYLYNTNIFEHAKNLANNVNFKKSDHVIEGYYNTRELSEKDIEIFDTSKNLRSSLWATAKIIQYNKNITSKNDEMEKIFKFVFCGVGLGVHITEIQNKINAKMLFIKENNLEIFRLSLFVTDYTSLASTARLFFSIMEDSHEMSSFTQFFMQIYMYNHYIKYSVLFEENIQDIKDIQSNIVKSMHHIRPYVKSLREFLKAPEYLVEKHPFINFDISSHYDNPFKHKPVLLIASGPSLDRNALWLQKNKDKFFIISVLSSIKTLHKLGVAPNMVAHMDSEPDDVTFFYGIDVKTFFKNTIFLLSSVVARSVVDKIPVNQLYFFETASHYKLNSRIPTCPSIGEATYFLTLIFGNQQLYLLGLDLALDAQTKSNHTVGHKEARTVEETTKENEQFTSLHGTLLYTKGNFLDEVPTTPLYEMSIEALKIISNQYLYDKCKVYNLSNGAYLQGTIPLYASNIETKKYETIVAKIEFQMMQEFLNNISNISFNKKELNNFTAQIKEAKRLIKVIKKYQDSILNTTEEQFIFRFHELYKELVNTNENGVYDINNILFLYLQSISSYIFDIFNTKNLKNKKIHQREIQQIFTQQLLKILNLYISVMKVYEEWSEK; encoded by the coding sequence ATGAACTCAATACAAGATCAAGCTATTCGCTTATTTGAAAGCAATCTAAGATATCTTCAAGAAAATCACCAGGAACTTTATTTAAAAATAAAAATCTTTAATCAAGCGATTAATGACAATTCTTATAAAGAACGATATGCTCTTGAATTCAAAGATAATTATTTTGATATATTTGAACTCTCATCAAATAGGTACCTTTACAATACAAATATCTTTGAACATGCCAAAAATCTTGCAAATAATGTTAACTTTAAAAAATCCGATCATGTCATAGAAGGTTATTATAACACAAGGGAGCTTTCTGAAAAAGATATAGAAATATTTGATACTTCCAAAAATCTGAGAAGTTCTCTTTGGGCTACTGCAAAAATCATTCAGTACAACAAAAACATTACTTCCAAAAATGATGAGATGGAAAAAATTTTTAAATTTGTATTTTGTGGTGTAGGCTTGGGAGTACACATCACAGAAATTCAAAATAAAATAAACGCTAAAATGCTATTTATTAAGGAAAACAACCTTGAAATTTTTCGTTTATCACTATTTGTAACTGATTACACAAGTCTTGCTTCTACGGCTCGCTTATTTTTTTCCATCATGGAAGATAGTCACGAGATGAGTTCATTTACTCAATTTTTTATGCAAATTTATATGTACAATCATTATATAAAATACTCCGTTTTATTTGAAGAAAACATCCAGGACATCAAGGATATCCAATCTAACATAGTGAAATCTATGCATCATATTCGTCCATATGTCAAAAGTTTACGGGAATTTCTAAAAGCACCTGAATACCTTGTAGAAAAACACCCTTTTATTAATTTCGACATATCAAGTCACTATGATAATCCATTCAAACACAAGCCTGTCCTGCTTATTGCTTCTGGTCCATCTCTAGATAGAAATGCCTTATGGCTGCAAAAAAATAAAGATAAATTTTTTATCATTTCTGTTCTCTCTTCCATTAAGACTTTACATAAATTAGGAGTAGCACCAAATATGGTTGCCCATATGGATTCAGAACCAGATGATGTGACATTTTTTTACGGTATTGATGTAAAAACTTTTTTTAAAAATACTATCTTTTTATTGTCTTCTGTTGTAGCTAGAAGTGTTGTTGACAAAATCCCTGTCAATCAACTCTATTTTTTTGAAACTGCATCACACTATAAACTTAATTCAAGAATCCCTACTTGTCCAAGTATCGGAGAAGCAACATACTTTCTAACTCTTATATTTGGTAATCAACAACTCTATCTTTTAGGTTTAGATTTAGCACTAGATGCTCAAACGAAGAGTAACCATACAGTTGGACATAAAGAAGCACGTACAGTAGAAGAAACAACAAAAGAAAATGAACAGTTTACTTCTCTACACGGAACTCTATTATATACAAAAGGAAATTTTTTAGATGAAGTACCTACCACACCATTATATGAAATGTCTATTGAAGCTTTAAAAATAATATCTAATCAATACTTATATGATAAATGCAAAGTATACAATCTTAGTAATGGTGCTTATCTTCAAGGAACCATTCCCCTTTATGCCAGTAATATAGAAACAAAAAAATACGAAACGATTGTAGCAAAGATTGAATTCCAAATGATGCAAGAATTTCTAAATAATATTTCCAATATTTCATTTAATAAAAAAGAACTCAACAACTTTACCGCACAAATTAAAGAAGCTAAACGACTTATAAAAGTTATCAAAAAATATCAAGATTCTATTTTGAACACAACAGAAGAACAGTTCATTTTCAGATTTCATGAGCTTTACAAAGAACTAGTTAATACAAATGAGAATGGAGTATATGATATCAATAATATCCTATTTTTATATTTACAGAGTATATCAAGCTATATATTTGATATATTTAACACAAAAAATTTAAAGAATAAAAAAATACATCAAAGAGAAATACAACAAATCTTTACACAGCAACTGCTTAAAATTTTGAATCTATATATATCAGTAATGAAAGTTTATGAAGAGTGGTCTGAAAAATAA
- a CDS encoding aldo/keto reductase, with the protein MKYITFKNDKISKLSLGTVQFGLDYGIANTSGKPSQKDVTEIINYVTNNGINCFDTAQGYGDAEKVLGNSLPNNKNLFIVSKVESSLFRTNIQANISTSLKNLNIDSLYALLLHDSKILHDWKENDSLIVDNLIKNSKIKHFGISIYTSEDFNLAIENDKINFIQIPFNIFDQRAIKEDWFHRAKEKNKLISIRSIYLQGLLLMEKDKIPPQLQSVKKHLDTLNAFAKELHITKNELALSFVDTVAQNSLILFGCDNINQAKENIQNYKNIKKLDHDMITKIIANFENIEEEIYNPIRWSKWQNK; encoded by the coding sequence ATGAAATATATAACATTTAAAAATGATAAAATCTCAAAATTATCGCTAGGGACTGTCCAATTTGGACTAGACTATGGCATAGCTAATACAAGCGGAAAACCATCACAAAAAGATGTGACTGAAATTATCAATTATGTTACAAATAATGGGATCAATTGCTTTGACACTGCTCAAGGATATGGTGATGCAGAAAAAGTTTTAGGGAATTCTTTGCCGAATAACAAAAACTTATTTATAGTATCAAAAGTTGAGTCAAGTTTATTTCGAACTAATATACAAGCAAATATTTCAACATCATTAAAAAATTTAAATATAGATTCACTCTATGCCCTACTTCTTCATGATAGTAAAATTTTACATGACTGGAAAGAAAATGACTCTCTAATTGTAGATAATCTCATAAAAAATTCTAAAATAAAGCACTTTGGTATTTCAATTTATACATCAGAAGATTTTAATTTAGCAATTGAAAATGATAAAATAAATTTCATTCAAATACCATTTAATATCTTTGATCAAAGGGCCATAAAAGAAGATTGGTTTCATAGAGCTAAGGAAAAAAACAAACTGATATCTATCAGAAGTATTTATCTGCAAGGTTTATTACTGATGGAGAAAGATAAAATACCTCCCCAACTACAATCCGTAAAAAAACATCTTGATACTTTAAATGCATTTGCTAAAGAGTTACATATAACAAAAAATGAACTAGCACTAAGTTTTGTTGATACTGTTGCTCAAAATTCACTCATACTCTTTGGATGTGATAATATAAATCAAGCCAAGGAAAATATTCAAAATTATAAAAATATTAAGAAATTAGATCATGACATGATTACTAAAATTATTGCTAATTTTGAAAATATAGAAGAAGAGATATATAATCCAATAAGGTGGTCAAAATGGCAAAACAAATAG
- a CDS encoding aminotransferase class III-fold pyridoxal phosphate-dependent enzyme, with product MGKSQDLYKKAKKLIPGGTQLLSKRPEMFLPDLWPAYYSKAKGCQVWDLDGNKYTDMSYMGIGSCILGYANEIVNDSVKNAVDNGNMTTLNAPEEVELAELLCKIHPWADEVRYTRTGGESMAVAVRIARAKTQKDIVLFCGYHGWHDWYLAANLADTEALDGHLLPGLSPRGVPRGLKGTSFPFKYNDIESFTKLYNEHKGNIAAIVMEPLRNTYPEQDFINIIHEKTQCDNIVLVVDEITAGWRLNHGGAHLILGIKPDIAVFGKAISNGYPMGAIIGKKDVMDAAQDTFISSTYWTDRIGLVSSIATINTLKKDNVSQHLKQIGKTIQDGWTDIALSHDIEIEVGGIYPLGHFSFKHKEALKLKTLFTKLMMEKGFLATTAFYASYAQKDKDINAYLHAVDEVFSLLSKYIKENTIKEHLNTPVCHSGFSRLT from the coding sequence ATGGGAAAATCACAAGATTTATACAAAAAAGCAAAAAAGCTAATTCCTGGAGGAACTCAACTATTATCTAAAAGGCCTGAGATGTTCTTACCTGATTTATGGCCTGCGTACTATTCTAAGGCTAAAGGATGTCAAGTATGGGATTTAGATGGCAATAAATACACAGATATGAGCTACATGGGTATTGGAAGTTGTATTCTTGGGTACGCAAATGAAATTGTAAATGATTCCGTAAAAAATGCTGTAGACAATGGAAATATGACTACACTCAATGCACCTGAAGAGGTTGAATTAGCTGAGCTTTTGTGTAAAATTCATCCTTGGGCAGATGAGGTACGCTATACAAGGACAGGTGGTGAGTCCATGGCAGTTGCTGTTCGCATTGCTCGTGCAAAAACTCAAAAAGATATTGTTTTATTTTGTGGATACCACGGTTGGCACGATTGGTATCTTGCTGCAAATCTTGCTGATACTGAAGCATTGGATGGGCATCTGCTGCCTGGACTATCCCCTCGTGGTGTTCCACGTGGATTAAAAGGAACATCTTTCCCTTTTAAATATAATGATATTGAAAGCTTTACAAAACTTTATAATGAGCACAAAGGGAATATAGCGGCGATAGTTATGGAACCGTTAAGAAATACATATCCGGAACAAGATTTCATAAATATAATTCATGAAAAGACTCAATGCGATAATATTGTTTTAGTTGTTGATGAGATAACTGCCGGATGGCGATTAAATCACGGAGGAGCGCATCTTATACTAGGTATAAAACCGGATATAGCAGTATTTGGTAAAGCAATAAGCAATGGTTACCCTATGGGTGCTATTATCGGGAAAAAAGATGTTATGGACGCTGCGCAAGATACATTTATAAGCAGTACTTACTGGACAGACAGGATTGGTTTAGTTTCTTCTATCGCCACTATTAACACTTTAAAAAAAGATAATGTCTCTCAACATTTAAAACAGATAGGGAAGACTATACAGGATGGTTGGACCGATATTGCCCTATCTCATGATATAGAAATAGAGGTAGGAGGTATTTATCCACTTGGACACTTTAGCTTTAAACATAAAGAGGCATTAAAATTAAAAACACTCTTTACAAAACTTATGATGGAAAAAGGTTTTTTAGCTACTACTGCTTTTTATGCATCTTATGCACAAAAAGACAAAGACATTAACGCATATCTACACGCAGTTGATGAAGTATTTTCTTTATTATCTAAATATATCAAAGAAAATACAATTAAAGAACATTTAAATACTCCTGTATGCCATAGTGGATTTTCAAGATTAACATAG